The following proteins come from a genomic window of Rutidosis leptorrhynchoides isolate AG116_Rl617_1_P2 chromosome 10, CSIRO_AGI_Rlap_v1, whole genome shotgun sequence:
- the LOC139872617 gene encoding protein LIFEGUARD 2-like has translation MWNQPTAGKDDLESGANRTLYPTMLESPELRWSFIRKVYSIVAIQLILTAAVGAVVVSYHPIVTFMTTTRGGLACFIVLLIVPLIMLIPLYYYHQHHPINYVLLGIFTVTLAFGVGLSCAFSSGKVILEAAILTAVVVVSLTLFTFWGVKRGYDFNFLGPFLFGALMVLIVFGLIQIFFPLGKISVMIYGCLGAIIFCGYIVYDTDNLIKRFTYDQYIWAAICLYLDIINLFMSLLTVLRAADS, from the exons ATGTGGAATCAACCGACCGCTGGAAAGGACGATTTGGAGTCCGGAGCAAACCGGACGCTGTATCCGACGATGTTAGAATCGCCTGAACTCCGGTGGTCATTTATTCGTAAAGTTTACTCAATTGTTGCGATTCAGTTGATTCTTACGGCTGCCGTTGGTGCCGTTGTCGTTTCGTATCATCCGATTGTTACTTTCATGACAACTACTAGAGGTGGCTTGGCTTGTTTCATCGTTCTCCTAATCGTGCCGCTCATTA TGTTAATTCCATTGTACTACTACCATCAGCATCATCCTATTAACTATGTGCTGCTTGGGATCTTCACCGTCACACTTGCTTTTGGAGTTGGTTTGTCGTGCGCTTTCAGCAGCG GGAAGGTAATATTGGAAGCTGCTATTTTGACTGCTGTGGTGGTTGTGAGTCTCACTTTATTCACATTTTGGGGTGTAAAAAGAGGATACGACTTCAACTTCTTGGGTCCGTTCTTATTCGGTGCCCTTATGGTGCTTATAGTCTTCGGCCTTATTCAG ATATTTTTCCCTTTGGGTAAGATATCCGTTATGATATATGGGTGCTTGGGTGCTATTATCTTCTGTGGCTACATCGTGTATGATACTGATAACCTGATCAAGCGTTTCACATACGATCAGTATATCTGGGCTGCTATTTGCTTGTATCTCGACATCATCAATCTATTCATGTCATTGCTTACCGTCCTTCGAGCAGCTGACAGTTAG
- the LOC139872443 gene encoding serine/threonine-protein kinase 54-like, giving the protein MDSKKLNSANVGSTTKESNTELMDIKSKESFVRADKVDFKTFDTLGLDQYLSMIWAKKSEIQEEWEIELNKLDIRNVIAHGTYGTVYKALYDGQHVAVKVLDWGEDGVVTILEAAALRSSFQQEVAIWHKLNHPNVTKFIGASMGTSDLKIPSDDTSKTRNRNSLPSRACCVVVEYLQGGTLKKYLKENSKKKLSFKSVVELALDLSRGLSYLHSKKIVHRDVKTENMLLDIHGTLKIADFGVARVEALNPRDMTGVTGTLSYMAPEVLDGKPYNRKCDVYSFGICLWEIYCCDVMPYADLSFAEISAAVVNQNLRPKIPKCCPKAFASILKKCWDVKPEKRPEMEEVVKLLEALDTSKGGGMVPEDQASYGCFGFYGGVLLGH; this is encoded by the exons ATGGATTCGAAGAAATTAAATTCGGCTAATGTTGGTTCTACTACTAAAGAGTCGAATACAGAACTGATGGATATCAAGTCCAAAGAATCTTTTGTGAGGGCAGATaaagttgattttaaaactttcgatACGCTTGGGTTAGATCAATATTTGTCAATGATTTGGGCAAAAAAAAGTGAAATTCAGGAAGAATGGGAGATTGAGTTGAATAAATTGGATATTAGGAATGTTATTGCTCATGGTACTTATGGTACTGTTTATAAAGCTCTCTATGATGGTCAACATGTTGCAG TGAAAGTATTGGATTGGGGAGAGGATGGTGTTGTCACAATTCTTGAAGCTGCTGCTCTTCGTTCATCTTTTCAACAAGAAGTTGCGATTTGGCACAAACTCAACCATCCGAATGTCACAAAG TTCATAGGAGCTTCAATGGGAACATCGGATCTCAAGATTCCATCAGACGACACTTCAAAAACGCGCAACCGAAATTCTCTACCTTCTAGAGCATGTTGTGTTGTAGTTGAATATCTTCAAGGTGGGACCCTCAAGAAATACTTGAAAGAAAATTCAAAAAAGAAATTATCTTTCAAGAGTGTCGTTGAACTTGCTCTTGATCTCTCTAGAGG attgagctaccttcATTCCAAAAAGATTGTACATCGTGATGTTAAGACGGAAAATATGTTGTTAGATATACATGGAACTCTTAAAATTGCTGATTTTGGAGTGGCTCGAGTTGAAGCTTTAAATCCTAGAGACATGACCGGTGTAACTGGAACACTTAGTTACATGGCACCTGAG GTACTTGATGGAAAACCATATAACAGAAAATGCGACGTGTATAGTTTTGGCATATGTTTATGGGAAATCTATTGCTGTGACGTTATGCCTTATGCTGATCTTAGCTTCGCTGAAATATCTGCTGCTGTTGTTAATCAG aACTTACGACCGAAGATTCCAAAGTGTTGTCCGAAAGCGTTTGCTAGCATTTTAAAGAAGTGTTGGGATGTGAAGCCGGAAAAGAGACCGGAGATGGAAGAAGTGGTGAAGTTGTTGGAAGCTTTGGATACAAGCAAAGGTGGCGGCATGGTGCCGGAGGATCAAGCTAGTTATGGTTGTTTCGGTTTCTATGGTGGTGTATTGTTGGGTCATTAA
- the LOC139873277 gene encoding zinc finger BED domain-containing protein DAYSLEEPER-like, with product MLEYKNKADPSVESDTPAADGVYNPRLDSGCSSFSLHKQKNKKKKLNVNAELSRYLEDEALPDDADILAFWKTNCQYPTLREMAKDLLAIPVSSVASESAFSTGGRVLGHHSRLHSTTVEALMCLQNWKTDGSSVSTTKKSFAHASVFEDSDNELGKCATTDEYEGGDVYMTCNF from the exons ATGTTAGAGTACAAGAATAAGGCTGATCCAAGTGTTGAATCAGATACAcctgctgctgatggtgtttataATCCTAGATTGGACAGTGGTTGTAGTTCATTTTCCCTTCATAagcagaaaaacaaaaaaaaaaagttaaacgtCAATGCTGAGTTGAGTCGTTACCTAGAGGATGAAGCATTGCCTGATGATGCTGATATCCTTGCATTTTGGAAGACTAATTGCCAATATCCAACTTTACGAGAGATGGCCAAAGACCTATTGGCTATACCTGTTTCTAGTGTGGCATCAGAAAGTGCTTTTAGTACCGGTGGTAGGGTTCTTGGTCATCATTCCCGATTACATTCAACCACAGTGGAGGCGTTAATGTGTCTTCAAAATTGGAAGACGGATGGTTCTTCAG TGTCTACGACAAAGAAATCCTTTGCCCATGCTTCTGTGTTCGAGGATTCAGATAATGAGTTAGGAAAATGTGCAACAACTGATGAG TATGAAGGCGGTGATGTCTACATGACTTGCAACTTTTAA